The Pseudomonas iranensis genome includes a window with the following:
- a CDS encoding DUF1289 domain-containing protein encodes MTDAAPVRPPKPLYSNVSPAVPSPCTGVCRLDEQKVCLGCARHVEDIREWRSADDQRRRVICQQAAARQNSV; translated from the coding sequence GTGACGGATGCCGCGCCTGTTCGCCCGCCGAAGCCGCTTTACAGCAACGTCAGCCCGGCGGTGCCTTCGCCGTGCACGGGTGTATGTCGACTGGACGAGCAGAAAGTCTGCCTCGGCTGCGCGCGTCACGTCGAAGACATTCGCGAATGGCGCTCGGCCGATGATCAACGGCGCCGGGTGATTTGTCAGCAGGCTGCTGCCCGCCAAAATTCTGTTTGA
- the sutA gene encoding transcriptional regulator SutA yields the protein MSDDDLENDDLEVGDEDEAEEGLEAAAEDVAEDDGGDDTPAPAAKGKAKAAVSVDELPSIEAKNKERDALAKAMEEFLARGGKVQEVEANVVADPPKKPDNKYGSRPI from the coding sequence ATGAGCGACGATGATCTGGAAAACGACGACCTCGAAGTAGGCGACGAAGACGAGGCCGAGGAAGGCCTGGAAGCGGCAGCGGAAGACGTTGCCGAAGATGATGGCGGTGACGACACGCCGGCCCCGGCTGCCAAAGGCAAAGCCAAGGCTGCGGTCTCGGTCGACGAGTTGCCGAGCATCGAAGCCAAGAACAAGGAGCGTGACGCCCTGGCCAAGGCCATGGAAGAATTCCTTGCGCGCGGCGGCAAGGTGCAGGAAGTGGAGGCCAACGTGGTCGCCGATCCGCCCAAGAAGCCGGACAACAAGTACGGCAGCCGCCCTATCTGA
- the dapF gene encoding diaminopimelate epimerase — translation MLLRFTKMHGLGNDFMVLDLVSQHAHIQPKHAKQWGDRHTGIGFDQLLIVEAPSNPDVDFRYRIFNSDGSEVEQCGNGARCFARFVLDKRLTAKRQIRVETKGGIIELDVRNDGQIGVNMGAPRLVPADIPFQAPAQASSYSLDVDGTTVELAAVSMGNPHAVIRVDDINSAPVHELGPKIEHHPRFPARVNVGFLQVIDRHRAQLRVWERGAGETQACGTGACAAAVAAISQGWMDSPLLIDLPGGRLSIEWAGPGEPVLMTGPAVRVYEGQVRL, via the coding sequence ATGCTGCTGCGTTTTACCAAAATGCACGGCCTGGGCAACGACTTCATGGTCCTCGACCTGGTCAGCCAGCACGCGCACATTCAGCCCAAACACGCCAAGCAATGGGGCGATCGCCACACCGGGATCGGTTTCGACCAGTTGCTGATCGTCGAAGCACCGAGTAACCCGGATGTGGATTTCCGCTACCGGATCTTCAATTCCGACGGTTCGGAAGTGGAGCAGTGCGGCAACGGTGCGCGCTGCTTCGCCCGCTTCGTGCTCGACAAGCGTCTGACCGCCAAACGGCAGATCCGCGTCGAGACCAAGGGCGGCATCATCGAGCTGGACGTGCGTAACGACGGCCAGATCGGCGTGAACATGGGCGCGCCGCGCCTGGTGCCGGCAGACATTCCATTCCAGGCGCCAGCGCAGGCCAGCAGCTATTCGCTGGACGTCGATGGCACCACGGTCGAACTGGCCGCCGTGTCGATGGGCAATCCCCATGCGGTGATCCGCGTGGACGACATCAACAGCGCACCGGTGCATGAGCTGGGGCCGAAGATCGAGCACCATCCGCGCTTTCCGGCGCGGGTCAATGTCGGCTTCCTTCAGGTCATCGACCGCCATCGCGCGCAACTGCGTGTTTGGGAACGCGGCGCCGGGGAAACCCAGGCCTGCGGCACCGGCGCCTGTGCGGCGGCGGTGGCAGCCATCAGTCAGGGGTGGATGGATTCGCCGCTGTTGATCGACCTGCCCGGCGGGCGTCTGTCCATCGAGTGGGCCGGCCCGGGCGAACCGGTGTTGATGACCGGTCCGGCAGTGCGTGTATACGAAGGACAAGTGCGTCTTTGA
- a CDS encoding secondary thiamine-phosphate synthase enzyme YjbQ codes for MWQQTLITLRARPRGFHLVTDELLAGLPELKTCRVGLLHLWLQHTSASLTINENADPAVRRDFERFFNRLIPQGTDGYEHNDEGPDDLPAHFKASVLGCQISLPVAAGRLALGTWQGIYLGEHRDHGGARKVLATLHGEQA; via the coding sequence ATGTGGCAACAGACTCTGATAACCCTGCGGGCAAGGCCCCGGGGCTTTCATCTAGTGACGGACGAGTTGCTCGCAGGCTTGCCTGAACTCAAGACCTGTCGGGTCGGTCTGTTGCATTTGTGGCTGCAGCACACGTCGGCGTCGTTGACCATCAACGAGAACGCCGATCCGGCAGTTCGTCGCGACTTCGAACGATTTTTCAATCGTCTGATCCCACAAGGAACGGACGGCTACGAGCACAACGACGAAGGCCCGGATGATCTCCCGGCGCACTTCAAGGCCAGCGTGCTTGGTTGCCAGATCAGTCTGCCGGTTGCGGCTGGACGGCTGGCCCTGGGTACCTGGCAAGGGATTTATCTGGGCGAGCACCGTGATCATGGCGGTGCGCGTAAAGTCCTCGCAACCTTGCACGGTGAACAGGCATGA
- a CDS encoding ammonium transporter, whose amino-acid sequence MTLRKFAGLGALLSIVMPGIAMAADEVAAPVLNSGDTAWMLTSTALVLFMTIPGLALFYGGMVRSKNILSVLMQCFAITGLISILWVIYGYSIAFDTTGMEQGVVNFNSFFGGMGKAFLAGVTPSSITGPAALFPEAVFITFQMTFAIITPALIVGAFAERMKFSAMLIFMGIWFTLVYAPIAHMVWSGNGGLMWDWGVLDFAGGTVVHINAGIAGLVACLVLGKRKGFPTTPMAPHNLGYTLMGAAMLWVGWFGFNAGSAAAANGTAGMAMLVTQIATAAAALGWMFAEWVTHGKPSALGIASGVVAGLVAITPAAGTVGPMGALVIGLAAGVVCFFCATTLKRKLGYDDSLDAFGVHGIGGILGAILTGVFAAPALGGFGTVTDIGAQVWIQIKGVGFTVIYTAIVTFIILKVLDAVMGLRVTEEEESVGLDLAQHNERGYNL is encoded by the coding sequence ATGACTCTGCGTAAATTCGCAGGGCTAGGCGCCCTGTTGTCCATCGTAATGCCCGGCATCGCCATGGCGGCAGACGAAGTGGCAGCGCCAGTCCTCAATTCCGGCGACACCGCCTGGATGCTCACCTCGACGGCACTCGTGCTGTTCATGACGATCCCGGGCCTGGCGCTGTTCTACGGCGGCATGGTTCGCTCGAAAAACATTCTTTCCGTGCTGATGCAGTGCTTCGCCATTACCGGTCTGATCAGCATCCTGTGGGTCATTTATGGCTACAGCATTGCCTTCGACACTACCGGCATGGAACAGGGCGTCGTCAACTTCAATTCGTTCTTCGGCGGCATGGGCAAGGCGTTCCTCGCCGGTGTCACGCCTTCGAGCATCACCGGCCCGGCGGCGCTGTTCCCTGAGGCGGTGTTCATTACCTTCCAGATGACCTTCGCGATCATCACCCCGGCGCTGATAGTCGGTGCGTTCGCCGAGCGCATGAAGTTCTCCGCGATGCTGATCTTCATGGGCATCTGGTTCACTCTGGTTTATGCACCGATCGCGCACATGGTCTGGTCCGGTAACGGCGGCCTGATGTGGGACTGGGGCGTGCTCGACTTCGCTGGCGGCACCGTGGTGCACATCAACGCCGGTATCGCCGGTCTGGTCGCGTGCCTGGTACTGGGCAAGCGCAAAGGCTTCCCGACCACACCAATGGCTCCGCACAACCTCGGCTACACGCTGATGGGCGCGGCGATGCTGTGGGTCGGCTGGTTCGGCTTCAACGCCGGTTCCGCTGCCGCTGCCAACGGCACTGCCGGTATGGCCATGCTGGTTACCCAGATCGCCACTGCCGCTGCCGCACTGGGCTGGATGTTTGCCGAGTGGGTCACCCACGGCAAGCCAAGCGCGCTGGGCATTGCTTCGGGTGTGGTCGCCGGTCTGGTCGCGATCACCCCGGCCGCTGGCACCGTCGGCCCGATGGGTGCACTGGTGATCGGTCTGGCCGCAGGCGTGGTGTGCTTCTTCTGCGCCACCACCCTGAAGCGCAAACTCGGCTATGACGATTCCCTGGACGCCTTCGGCGTGCACGGTATCGGCGGTATCCTCGGCGCGATCCTCACCGGTGTGTTTGCCGCACCGGCACTGGGCGGCTTCGGCACCGTGACTGACATCGGCGCGCAGGTCTGGATTCAGATCAAAGGCGTCGGCTTCACGGTGATCTACACCGCGATCGTCACCTTCATCATCCTCAAGGTGCTGGACGCCGTCATGGGTCTGCGCGTAACCGAGGAAGAAGAGTCGGTCGGCCTCGATCTGGCACAACACAACGAACGCGGCTACAACCTGTAA
- a CDS encoding class I adenylate cyclase: MTRTHEIRPDLDEGIDRKVLSQLRARFLKLNEGRLGRALEGLSTRQQSVLTLLPLFFHVNHPLLPGYVSGSTPAGLSNYEPDANALTEAQRLTRSFSYRPRHGSNPPRPIHGLFLMGSLGTLAQADQSDMDVWVCHGPDLSESELAELSKKCQLLEAWAASQGAEAHFFLIDPARFVKGERDSELSSDNCGSTQHYLLLDEFYRTAIWLAGRTPIWWLVPVYEETAYDAYTHTLLSKRFIRADETLDLGPMATIPPGEFIGAGLWQLFKGIESPYKSVLKLLLTEVYASEHPHVQCLSLRFKKAVFANQLDLDELDPYMVVYRRIEEYLLARNEPERLELVRRALYLKVNRKLTGNSRSQGWQRALLERLAGEWHWDQRQLALLDSRSQWKVRQVSAERRALVNELNYSYRFLTQFARSEQTVSLINKRDLNVLGRRLYAAFERKADKVEFINPGIAPDLAEDTLTLVQSPNKKEPGQTQWGLYNGSLTALEWEHFAPIKRSRELLELLTWCHRNGVIDSSTRLALHPGTSDLSEFELFNLLGSLQQCIALPLSTVAEEPLLRAAVPSEVLLLINVGVDPLKHHRDLNILMTTERTDSLSYAGVRENLVLTLDQVTLNSWNEVLVNRFDGPHALLDCLRDYLNNLPRGPVQPSLKVRCFCHNRAQFIARRVEEIVDTAQTLLLSDLNHRYLIQVQQHYHVLELVPGQVNHVALATLPALLDYLGEEQPRYSPLHLDPMALEDHDLALILPMGQPECIQVFYRISEQQAELYVLDEFNALWQQQLPYHDEQSLLVPLQRFLQSIQYRREAQLPMDGGPASSPETLYYQLLPSGPGRSRRVETRPAPQTPVNKPFYDVQAIIGKAAPGEVQVTLYCNQREFSELEHGDQLFSVVAREIVEQRRETERYRCYITDLDLSGLLGDGHSSSNLYLRYKADLERSLNEALEQV, translated from the coding sequence ATGACCCGCACCCACGAAATCCGCCCCGACCTGGACGAAGGCATCGACCGCAAGGTCCTCAGCCAACTGCGCGCACGTTTTCTCAAACTCAATGAAGGCCGCCTCGGCCGCGCACTTGAAGGTTTGTCGACGCGCCAGCAAAGCGTGCTGACGCTGTTGCCGCTGTTCTTCCACGTCAATCATCCGTTGCTGCCCGGCTATGTCTCGGGCAGTACGCCGGCGGGTCTCTCGAATTATGAGCCGGACGCCAATGCGCTGACCGAGGCGCAGCGCCTGACTCGCTCGTTCTCTTACAGGCCGCGCCATGGCAGTAACCCGCCGCGACCGATCCACGGCCTGTTCCTGATGGGCAGCCTTGGCACGCTGGCCCAGGCCGATCAGAGCGATATGGACGTGTGGGTCTGCCATGGGCCGGATCTGAGCGAAAGCGAGCTCGCCGAGCTGAGCAAGAAGTGCCAATTGCTGGAAGCCTGGGCTGCGAGCCAGGGTGCCGAAGCGCATTTCTTCCTGATCGACCCGGCGCGCTTCGTCAAAGGCGAACGCGATTCAGAGCTCAGTTCGGACAACTGCGGCAGCACCCAGCACTATCTGCTGCTCGACGAGTTTTATCGCACGGCGATCTGGCTGGCCGGGCGCACGCCGATCTGGTGGTTGGTGCCGGTCTATGAAGAAACAGCCTACGACGCCTACACCCACACGCTGCTGTCCAAACGTTTCATTCGCGCCGACGAAACCCTCGATCTCGGGCCGATGGCGACCATTCCGCCCGGGGAATTCATCGGCGCCGGATTGTGGCAGTTATTCAAAGGCATCGAGTCGCCCTACAAGTCAGTGCTCAAACTGCTGCTGACCGAGGTGTACGCCAGTGAACACCCGCACGTTCAGTGCCTGAGCCTGCGCTTCAAGAAAGCCGTGTTCGCCAATCAGCTCGATCTCGATGAGCTTGACCCGTACATGGTCGTGTACCGGCGTATCGAGGAATACCTGCTCGCCCGCAACGAACCGGAGCGTCTTGAACTGGTGCGCCGCGCGCTGTATCTGAAGGTCAACCGCAAGCTCACCGGCAACAGCCGCAGCCAGGGCTGGCAACGTGCACTGCTCGAACGCCTGGCTGGCGAGTGGCATTGGGATCAACGGCAACTGGCGCTGCTCGACAGCCGCAGTCAGTGGAAAGTCCGCCAGGTCAGCGCCGAGCGCCGCGCGCTGGTCAATGAACTCAACTACAGCTATCGCTTCCTGACCCAGTTCGCCCGCAGCGAACAGACTGTCAGTCTGATCAACAAGCGCGACCTCAATGTCCTCGGCAGGCGCCTGTACGCAGCGTTCGAGCGCAAGGCCGACAAGGTCGAGTTCATCAATCCGGGCATCGCCCCGGACCTGGCCGAAGACACCCTGACCCTGGTGCAGTCGCCGAACAAAAAAGAGCCGGGGCAGACCCAGTGGGGCCTGTACAACGGCAGCCTGACGGCGCTGGAGTGGGAACATTTCGCACCGATCAAGCGCAGTCGCGAGCTGCTTGAACTGCTGACCTGGTGCCACCGCAACGGCGTGATCGACAGCAGCACCCGCCTGGCCCTGCACCCGGGCACCAGCGACTTGAGCGAGTTCGAGCTGTTCAACCTGCTCGGCAGCCTGCAGCAGTGCATCGCCCTGCCCTTGTCCACCGTCGCCGAAGAGCCCTTGCTGCGTGCCGCTGTGCCCAGCGAAGTGCTGCTGCTGATCAACGTCGGCGTCGACCCGCTCAAGCATCACCGTGATCTGAACATCCTGATGACCACCGAACGCACCGACTCGCTGAGCTATGCCGGTGTGCGCGAGAACCTGGTGCTGACCCTCGATCAGGTCACGCTCAACAGCTGGAACGAAGTGCTGGTCAATCGTTTCGACGGCCCGCATGCGCTGCTCGATTGCCTGCGCGATTATCTCAACAACCTGCCGCGCGGCCCGGTGCAGCCGTCGCTGAAAGTGCGTTGCTTCTGCCACAACCGCGCGCAATTCATTGCCCGCCGCGTCGAGGAAATCGTCGACACCGCGCAGACCCTGTTGCTCAGTGACTTGAATCATCGCTACCTGATTCAGGTGCAGCAGCACTACCACGTGCTGGAGCTGGTGCCGGGTCAAGTCAACCATGTCGCCCTCGCCACCCTGCCGGCGCTGCTCGATTACCTGGGCGAAGAACAACCGCGTTACAGCCCGCTGCACCTCGACCCGATGGCACTGGAGGACCATGACCTGGCGCTGATCCTGCCGATGGGTCAGCCGGAGTGCATTCAGGTGTTCTACCGCATCAGCGAGCAGCAGGCCGAGCTGTACGTGCTGGATGAATTCAATGCGCTGTGGCAGCAGCAACTGCCGTACCACGACGAGCAGAGTCTGCTGGTGCCGCTGCAGCGTTTTCTGCAATCGATCCAGTACCGCCGTGAAGCGCAATTGCCGATGGACGGTGGCCCTGCGAGCAGCCCCGAGACTTTGTATTACCAGCTGTTGCCGTCAGGCCCGGGGCGCTCGCGCAGGGTCGAGACCCGGCCGGCACCGCAGACCCCGGTGAACAAACCGTTCTATGACGTACAGGCGATCATCGGTAAAGCCGCGCCCGGCGAAGTGCAGGTCACGCTGTATTGCAATCAGCGCGAATTCAGCGAGCTGGAGCATGGCGACCAGTTGTTCAGCGTGGTCGCCCGAGAGATCGTCGAGCAGCGCCGCGAGACCGAACGCTATCGCTGCTACATCACCGACCTCGACCTCTCGGGGTTGCTCGGTGACGGGCACAGTTCAAGCAATCTGTATCTGCGCTACAAGGCGGACCTGGAGCGCTCGTTGAATGAAGCGCTCGAACAGGTTTGA
- a CDS encoding HAD family hydrolase: MSIQLITFDLDDTLWDTAPVIASAETVLREWLSEHASNLGAVPVEHLWSIRERVLAGEPGLKHRISALRRRVLLHALEEAGYAHGEASELADKAFEVFLHARHQIEVFPEVEPLLELLANHYALGVVTNGNADVRRLGLADYFKFALCAEDIGIAKPDARLFHEALQRGGVSPAAAVHVGDHPGDDIAGAQQAGLRAVWFNPTGKVWEAERLPDAEIRSLTELPAVLSRWNASSN; this comes from the coding sequence ATGAGCATTCAGTTGATCACCTTCGACCTCGACGACACCCTGTGGGATACCGCGCCGGTGATCGCCAGCGCTGAGACCGTGTTGCGCGAATGGCTGAGCGAGCATGCGTCGAATCTGGGCGCGGTGCCGGTGGAGCATTTGTGGTCGATTCGCGAGCGAGTGCTGGCGGGCGAACCGGGCCTCAAACACCGCATCAGCGCGCTGCGCCGACGTGTGCTGCTCCATGCGCTGGAAGAAGCCGGGTATGCCCACGGCGAGGCGTCGGAGCTGGCTGACAAGGCTTTTGAAGTGTTCCTGCATGCGCGGCATCAGATCGAAGTGTTCCCGGAAGTCGAGCCGCTGCTGGAGCTGCTCGCCAATCACTACGCCCTCGGCGTGGTCACCAATGGCAATGCCGACGTGCGTCGACTGGGGCTGGCGGATTACTTCAAGTTCGCCTTGTGCGCCGAAGACATCGGCATCGCCAAACCGGATGCGCGGCTGTTTCATGAAGCGTTGCAGCGCGGTGGTGTAAGCCCCGCAGCGGCGGTGCATGTCGGCGATCATCCTGGCGATGACATTGCCGGCGCTCAGCAGGCAGGCTTGCGCGCGGTGTGGTTCAACCCGACGGGCAAGGTCTGGGAAGCGGAGCGCTTGCCGGATGCGGAGATTCGCAGCCTGACCGAATTGCCCGCCGTGCTCTCCCGCTGGAATGCTTCCTCGAACTGA
- a CDS encoding DUF484 family protein: MTDKPQVPARPVDESASESLEAAAVAAYLEAHPDFFVEHEELLPSLRIPHRRGDTVSLVERQMTILRDRNIEMRHRLSHLMDVARDNDRLFEKTRRLILALMDASTLEDVVISVEDSLRQDFQVPFVSLILLGDNPAPVGRWVTHADAQTAIGGLLTEGKSVSGSLREHELDFLFGEEQRQQIGSTAVVAVSHQGIHGILAIASRDPQHYKSSVGTLFLSYIAEVMGRVLPRVNSSLRSVR; encoded by the coding sequence ATGACCGACAAGCCACAGGTACCCGCCCGACCAGTCGACGAATCAGCGTCAGAGAGCCTTGAGGCGGCCGCGGTTGCCGCCTACCTGGAGGCTCATCCGGACTTCTTCGTCGAGCACGAAGAGCTGCTGCCGTCGCTGCGCATTCCGCACCGACGCGGCGACACCGTGTCGCTGGTCGAGCGGCAGATGACCATCCTGCGCGACCGCAATATCGAGATGCGCCATCGCCTTTCGCATCTGATGGACGTGGCCCGCGACAACGATCGCCTGTTCGAAAAAACCCGCCGACTGATCCTCGCGCTGATGGATGCATCGACCCTGGAAGACGTGGTCATCAGCGTTGAAGACAGCCTGCGTCAGGATTTCCAGGTGCCCTTCGTCAGCCTGATCCTGCTCGGCGACAACCCGGCCCCGGTCGGCCGCTGGGTTACCCACGCCGATGCGCAAACCGCGATCGGTGGCCTGCTCACCGAAGGCAAAAGTGTCAGCGGCAGCCTGCGTGAACATGAGCTGGATTTTCTCTTCGGCGAAGAACAGCGCCAGCAGATCGGCTCGACCGCCGTGGTTGCCGTCAGCCATCAGGGCATTCACGGCATTCTGGCCATCGCCAGCCGTGACCCGCAGCATTACAAGAGTTCGGTCGGCACCCTGTTCCTGAGCTACATCGCCGAGGTCATGGGCCGCGTGCTGCCACGGGTCAACAGCTCGCTGCGCTCGGTACGCTGA
- the lysA gene encoding diaminopimelate decarboxylase produces the protein MDAFNYRGGELFAEGVALSAIADRFGTPTYVYSRAHIEAQYLAYADALAGMPHLVCFAVKANSNLGVLNVLARLGAGFDIVSRGELERVLAAGGNADKIVFSGVGKTRDDMRRALEVGVHCFNVESTDELERLQVVAAELGVRAPVSLRVNPDVDAGTHPYISTGLKENKFGIAIADAEDVYVRAAHLPNLEVVGVDCHIGSQLTTLPPFIDALDRLLDLVDRLGDCGIHLRHIDLGGGLGVRYRDEEPPLAADYIKAVRERLDGRDLALVFEPGRFIVANGGVLLTQVEYLKHTEHKDFAIVDAAMNDLIRPALYQAWMDVTAVKPRDSAARKYDIVGPICETGDFLAKDRELALEEGDLLAVHSAGAYGFVMSSNYNTRGRAAEVLVDGDQVFEVRRRETVAELFAGESLLPE, from the coding sequence ATGGACGCTTTTAACTACCGTGGCGGGGAACTGTTCGCGGAAGGTGTGGCGCTGTCCGCCATCGCCGACCGCTTCGGCACGCCCACCTATGTCTACTCGCGCGCGCACATCGAAGCGCAGTATCTGGCCTACGCCGATGCGCTGGCCGGCATGCCGCATCTGGTCTGCTTCGCGGTCAAAGCCAACTCCAACCTCGGTGTACTGAATGTCCTGGCCCGTCTCGGCGCCGGTTTCGACATCGTTTCCCGCGGCGAGCTGGAACGTGTACTGGCCGCAGGTGGCAACGCCGACAAGATCGTTTTCTCCGGCGTCGGCAAGACCCGTGACGACATGCGTCGCGCCCTCGAAGTCGGCGTGCACTGCTTCAACGTCGAATCCACCGACGAGCTCGAGCGCCTGCAAGTAGTCGCCGCCGAGCTGGGTGTTCGCGCCCCGGTTTCGCTGCGCGTGAACCCTGACGTCGATGCCGGCACCCACCCGTACATTTCCACCGGTCTGAAAGAGAACAAGTTCGGCATCGCCATTGCCGACGCCGAAGACGTGTACGTGCGCGCCGCGCATCTGCCGAACCTGGAAGTGGTCGGTGTCGACTGCCACATCGGTTCGCAACTGACCACGCTGCCGCCATTCATTGACGCCCTGGATCGCTTGCTCGATCTGGTCGACCGTCTGGGCGATTGCGGCATTCACCTGCGCCACATCGATCTCGGTGGCGGCCTGGGCGTGCGTTATCGCGATGAAGAGCCGCCGCTGGCTGCCGACTACATCAAAGCCGTGCGCGAGCGTCTCGACGGGCGTGATCTGGCGCTGGTGTTCGAACCGGGTCGTTTCATCGTTGCCAATGGCGGCGTGCTGCTGACGCAGGTCGAATACCTCAAGCACACCGAGCACAAGGATTTTGCCATCGTTGACGCGGCGATGAACGACCTGATCCGCCCGGCGCTGTATCAGGCGTGGATGGACGTCACCGCGGTGAAACCGCGCGACAGTGCTGCACGCAAGTACGACATCGTCGGCCCGATCTGCGAAACCGGCGACTTCCTCGCCAAGGATCGCGAGCTGGCGCTGGAAGAAGGCGACTTGCTGGCAGTGCATTCGGCCGGTGCCTACGGTTTCGTCATGAGCTCCAACTACAACACTCGCGGCCGTGCCGCTGAAGTGCTGGTGGATGGTGATCAGGTTTTTGAAGTGCGTCGCCGCGAAACCGTGGCCGAGCTGTTTGCCGGCGAAAGCCTGCTGCCGGAGTAA
- the rnk gene encoding nucleoside diphosphate kinase regulator gives MTAPSITLTRLDVQRLERLIDNLSDKDQAAPGVIALQTELDRADTVVGHDEVPADVVTMNSRVHCREEGSGKDYHLTLVYPKDANADEGKISILAPVGSALLGLKVGQHIDWPAPGGKSLKLTLLEVESQPVNGGAFPE, from the coding sequence ATGACCGCACCTTCCATCACCCTTACCCGTCTGGACGTGCAACGTCTGGAGCGCCTGATCGACAACCTGAGCGATAAAGACCAGGCAGCGCCGGGCGTGATTGCGCTGCAAACCGAGCTGGATCGCGCCGATACCGTGGTCGGCCACGATGAAGTGCCCGCCGATGTCGTGACCATGAATTCCCGTGTGCATTGCCGCGAAGAAGGCAGTGGCAAGGATTACCACCTGACGCTGGTCTATCCCAAGGACGCCAACGCCGATGAAGGCAAGATTTCCATTCTGGCGCCGGTCGGCAGTGCGCTGCTGGGTCTGAAGGTCGGTCAGCACATCGATTGGCCGGCCCCGGGTGGCAAGTCGCTGAAACTGACCTTGCTGGAAGTGGAATCGCAACCGGTCAACGGCGGCGCCTTTCCCGAATAA
- the cyaY gene encoding iron donor protein CyaY, with the protein MSLSEARFHDLVDETQEKLEDIFDESDLDIDLESSAGVLTVKFENGSQLIFSRQEPLRQLWLAAVSGGFHFDYDEESERWMCDKSEEQLGEMLQRLVKQQAGAEFDFEGL; encoded by the coding sequence ATGAGTTTGTCCGAAGCCCGTTTCCACGATCTGGTCGATGAAACCCAGGAAAAACTGGAAGACATATTTGACGAAAGCGATCTGGACATCGATCTGGAAAGCTCGGCAGGTGTCTTGACCGTCAAGTTCGAAAACGGCTCGCAGCTGATCTTCAGCCGCCAGGAGCCATTGCGTCAGCTGTGGCTGGCGGCCGTGTCCGGTGGCTTCCACTTCGACTACGACGAAGAAAGCGAGCGCTGGATGTGCGACAAGAGCGAAGAGCAGCTGGGCGAAATGCTTCAGCGCCTCGTCAAGCAGCAGGCTGGCGCCGAATTCGATTTCGAAGGTCTGTGA
- the lptM gene encoding LPS translocon maturation chaperone LptM yields MKRLISSLAALVAVACLVSACGQKGPLYLPDDDQDPAEQAQSSQKQPSKAHKHDVY; encoded by the coding sequence ATGAAGCGCCTGATCTCTTCCCTTGCTGCGCTCGTCGCGGTTGCCTGCCTGGTTTCGGCCTGTGGTCAAAAAGGCCCGCTGTACCTGCCCGATGACGACCAGGACCCGGCCGAACAAGCCCAGTCTTCGCAGAAGCAGCCATCCAAGGCTCACAAGCACGACGTTTACTAA
- the xerC gene encoding tyrosine recombinase XerC — protein MERQLDAYCEHLRSERQVSPHTLSAYRRDLDKVLGWCIKQNIGSWAALDIQRLRSLIARLHAQGQSSRSLARLLSAVRGLYHYLNREGLCDHDPATGLAPPKGERRLPKTLDTDRALQLLEGAVEDDFLARRDQAILELFYSSGLRLSELTGLNLDQLDLADGMVQVLGKGSKTRLLPVGTKAREALEHWLPLRAMTNPADDAVFVSQQGRRLGPRAIQVRVKLAGERELGQNLHPHMLRHSFASHLLESSQDLRAVQELLGHSDIKTTQIYTHLDFQHLAAVYDSAHPRAKRMKGDDS, from the coding sequence ATGGAACGACAACTGGACGCCTACTGCGAACATCTGCGCAGTGAGCGACAGGTGTCGCCGCACACCCTGTCGGCTTATCGCCGCGACCTCGATAAAGTCCTCGGCTGGTGCATCAAGCAGAACATCGGCAGCTGGGCCGCGCTGGATATCCAGCGCCTACGCAGCCTGATTGCCCGATTGCATGCGCAAGGCCAGTCCTCGCGCAGCCTCGCCCGCCTGCTCTCGGCGGTGCGCGGGCTCTATCACTATTTGAATCGCGAAGGCCTGTGCGACCACGACCCGGCCACCGGCCTGGCCCCGCCGAAAGGCGAACGGCGTCTGCCGAAGACTCTCGATACTGACCGCGCCCTGCAATTGCTGGAAGGTGCGGTCGAGGACGATTTTCTCGCCCGGCGCGATCAGGCGATTCTCGAGCTGTTCTATTCCTCTGGCCTGCGCCTGTCCGAGCTCACCGGGCTCAATCTCGATCAACTCGACCTCGCCGACGGCATGGTTCAGGTGCTCGGCAAGGGCAGCAAGACCCGGCTGTTGCCGGTTGGCACCAAGGCCCGCGAAGCCTTGGAACACTGGTTGCCGCTTAGAGCCATGACCAACCCGGCGGACGATGCGGTGTTTGTCAGCCAGCAAGGTCGGCGTCTCGGCCCCCGGGCGATTCAGGTGCGGGTCAAACTGGCTGGCGAGCGCGAGCTGGGGCAGAACCTGCATCCGCACATGCTCCGGCACTCGTTCGCCAGCCATTTGCTCGAGTCTTCGCAGGATCTGCGCGCGGTGCAGGAATTGCTCGGCCACTCCGATATCAAAACCACGCAGATCTATACCCACCTCGACTTCCAGCATCTGGCGGCGGTCTACGACAGCGCCCATCCCCGGGCCAAACGCATGAAAGGCGATGATTCATGA